Proteins found in one Methanobrevibacter sp. genomic segment:
- a CDS encoding transglutaminase domain-containing protein: protein MNKKILLTMLLVLVMIFSVSAIQASDVNITDSDALSTIDDEPVTVESSSDNELESVNSNTLSTNNEDASLMETDKNQTEITSQTTDTYYKGSYSVTLKDSNSSNVLANKTVNLVINNVKYNVSTDSNGVARFDLSLNPGKYSLTAYFEGDDSYSASNNFTATLNVLSTIKANDITKYYKGSTQYSATFLDSNGNVLANRYVTITVNGKSYNVKTDGKGVAKLSVNLKPGTYKVVSTDPITGYKLSTTFKILSTISATATTKKVAGDSKKFTATFLKSNGKALANKYIKIKLKGKTYKVKTNSKGKATLSLKSLKKGTYKVICYNKDGLSKTFKIKVYGKVATTLTTKLYTFLKSDKKTIKVTLKNSLGYAPTSGKIIKIKINGKTYTKKTNSKGVVYLKLPSLKKGVYTVKYKFGGASHYKASSASNKVIILSTKNAAFTVKSTTSFGYGAGTQFKVAVTAGGVPLIKRTVTFDIDGKTYTGTTNSKGIASIPINLNLGNYTIKYSIKKESKVNAKSGSSNINVFERSNSMLTWKSGTSFTDSSQTFKVLLTDINGKAISGQTIKLTIKSKTYTATTASNGYATFKTSAPIGTYTVSVKFGGSNNYISSSTSQSVSITFSKLTKGVNEKNTISDLSAYLKSSSNCQVGNAKIKSLVNSLTSGLTSDLDKANAIFNYVRDTLSYSFYYNTKFGATGTLSAKKGNCVDHTHLLVAMFRTANLEARYVHGKCTFTSGSTYGHVWAQVLIGNTWVCADATSSKNSLGKISNWNTKTFTLKGTYASLPF, encoded by the coding sequence TTGAACAAAAAAATATTACTCACTATGCTATTGGTATTGGTAATGATTTTTTCAGTCAGTGCAATTCAGGCTAGTGATGTTAATATAACAGATTCAGATGCATTATCCACAATTGATGATGAACCTGTTACAGTAGAAAGTTCATCAGATAATGAATTGGAATCTGTTAATTCAAATACTTTATCAACTAACAATGAAGACGCTTCCTTAATGGAAACTGATAAGAATCAAACTGAAATAACATCACAAACAACAGATACCTACTATAAAGGATCTTACAGTGTCACATTAAAAGATTCAAATAGCAGCAATGTTTTAGCCAATAAGACTGTTAATTTAGTAATAAACAATGTAAAATATAATGTGAGCACTGACAGTAATGGTGTTGCAAGATTTGATTTATCATTAAATCCAGGTAAATACTCATTAACTGCTTATTTCGAGGGTGATGATTCATATAGTGCAAGTAATAATTTTACTGCAACTTTAAATGTATTATCCACCATTAAAGCAAATGATATTACCAAATATTATAAGGGAAGCACACAATATAGTGCAACATTCCTTGACAGCAACGGAAATGTTTTAGCAAACAGATATGTGACAATTACTGTTAACGGAAAATCATATAATGTTAAAACTGACGGTAAAGGTGTAGCTAAGCTATCTGTTAACTTAAAGCCAGGTACTTACAAAGTCGTTTCAACTGATCCGATTACTGGATATAAGTTATCCACCACTTTTAAAATTTTATCAACAATCAGTGCAACTGCAACAACCAAAAAGGTTGCTGGAGATAGCAAAAAGTTCACTGCAACATTTTTAAAAAGTAATGGAAAAGCCTTAGCTAATAAATATATCAAAATTAAGCTTAAAGGTAAAACTTACAAGGTTAAAACAAACTCAAAAGGTAAAGCAACTTTATCTTTGAAAAGTCTTAAGAAAGGTACTTACAAGGTTATATGTTACAATAAAGATGGTTTGTCCAAAACTTTCAAGATAAAAGTTTACGGCAAAGTGGCTACTACACTTACAACCAAACTTTATACTTTCCTTAAAAGTGATAAGAAAACAATTAAAGTCACATTAAAAAATAGTTTAGGTTATGCTCCTACTTCAGGAAAAATCATTAAGATTAAAATTAATGGTAAAACCTACACTAAAAAAACAAATAGTAAAGGCGTAGTTTATCTTAAATTGCCATCTTTAAAGAAAGGTGTTTACACTGTTAAATATAAATTTGGAGGAGCTAGTCACTATAAGGCAAGCAGTGCCTCAAACAAGGTAATCATACTTTCTACTAAAAATGCAGCGTTTACAGTTAAAAGTACAACCTCTTTCGGTTACGGTGCAGGTACTCAGTTTAAAGTAGCTGTTACAGCCGGAGGTGTACCGTTAATTAAAAGAACAGTTACATTTGATATTGATGGTAAAACTTATACAGGAACTACAAACAGCAAAGGAATTGCTTCAATACCTATTAATCTGAACTTGGGCAATTACACCATAAAATATTCCATTAAAAAGGAATCCAAAGTAAATGCAAAGTCCGGATCATCCAATATAAATGTCTTTGAAAGAAGTAATTCAATGCTTACATGGAAGAGCGGAACATCATTCACAGACTCTTCACAGACTTTCAAAGTTCTATTAACTGATATTAATGGAAAAGCAATTTCAGGCCAAACTATTAAATTGACAATCAAGTCTAAAACATACACTGCAACTACAGCATCAAATGGATATGCGACATTTAAAACTAGTGCACCAATAGGAACATACACTGTTTCAGTTAAATTTGGAGGTAGCAATAATTACATTTCTAGTTCAACATCCCAGTCAGTCAGCATTACATTTTCTAAATTAACCAAAGGTGTTAATGAGAAAAACACTATTTCAGATTTAAGTGCATATCTTAAATCATCAAGTAACTGTCAGGTGGGAAATGCAAAAATCAAATCATTGGTAAACTCTTTGACAAGCGGTTTAACTAGTGATTTGGATAAGGCAAATGCGATATTCAATTATGTTAGAGACACATTGTCATATAGTTTCTATTATAATACCAAATTTGGTGCTACAGGTACATTAAGCGCTAAAAAAGGAAATTGTGTGGATCATACACACTTGTTAGTTGCTATGTTTAGAACTGCAAACCTTGAAGCAAGATATGTTCACGGTAAATGTACATTTACAAGTGGAAGTACATATGGTCATGTCTGGGCTCAGGTATTGATTGGCAATACATGGGTTTGTGCAGATGCAACAAGTTCTAAAAACTCTTTAGGAAAAATATCCAATTGGAATACAAAGACTTTTACCCTTAAGGGCACATATGCAAGTCTTCCGTTCTAA
- a CDS encoding transglutaminase domain-containing protein, which yields MNKKILLTFVIILAVSLSVGTIYASDVNVTDSYTSSSLDNQSISNADDSSQLQSNEYAAVADSSNDVLQSEDSSTLSTNTADSDVLKSDGNSSSNIDVSKTITSKDVTKYYKGSAKYTATFLDNNGSALANTDVKIVLNGQTFTKKTDGNGLASLDINLKPGTYKVVATNPVTGFTLTNTVKVLSTITSKDISKVYLDGRKFYATFLKSNGKALAKKVVKFKINGKTYKVKTNSKGVASLSLKTLKKGTYKIICYNKDGLTKTNKVKVVKSVKTSLTASDYTFLKKNSKKIKVKLLNAYGYAPAKGKVIKFKVNGKTYKAKTNKNGIATLKLPSLKVGVYTVKYSFAKSGYYKASSTKSKLTIIPTKNPTFTVKSTTTFGHGAHTPFKVALTSGSVPLANKKVSFVVNGNTYTKTTNSKGVVSLPIDLEIGKYTITYYNKADSKINKKTKSTVINVIERGNTSVTWKSSTTFPQGTQSTKLLVVDSNNKPISGGTVKLTVNSQTYTAKTSSSGYATISASFPYGNYSVSYSFDGDNLNAPSYGSTQLSVSQVHTMSIKNIVNAASNLKSYYESNKKLPGSVTAGGISFTVPEFLYLMSEAINNLGNSKTSDVSIIYGVSEPSSPTGDAINSKDLTKANFITVAKNVMDYISTNKQAPNYASSSVGKIIYSELVDSSARILDFYRTNNRLPSYVTISYATSSSSQSGTGLNEKNTITDLSQYLKATTHCEVDNAAIVKIVNSVTKGLTSTSAKAKAIFNYVRDTLSYSFYYNTKYGAVGALNAKSGNCVDHSHLLVAMFRTADIPARYVQGTCKFTSGSTYGHVWVQVLIDGKWTIADATSSKNSLGSVANWNTKSFTLKGIYSSLSF from the coding sequence TTGAACAAAAAAATATTACTCACTTTTGTAATAATACTGGCTGTTTCGTTATCAGTCGGTACAATTTATGCTAGTGATGTAAATGTTACAGATTCATATACATCCAGTTCATTAGATAATCAATCTATTTCGAATGCTGACGATTCATCTCAATTGCAGTCAAATGAATATGCTGCTGTTGCTGACTCATCAAATGATGTTTTGCAGTCTGAAGATTCAAGTACTTTATCAACTAACACAGCTGACAGTGATGTTTTGAAAAGTGATGGTAATTCATCATCAAATATTGATGTATCAAAAACCATTACTTCAAAAGATGTTACTAAATATTATAAAGGAAGTGCCAAATACACAGCTACCTTTTTAGATAATAACGGATCAGCATTGGCAAATACTGATGTTAAAATTGTATTGAATGGTCAAACATTCACTAAAAAGACTGATGGTAATGGTCTAGCTTCCTTGGATATTAATCTTAAACCTGGAACTTATAAGGTTGTTGCAACCAATCCTGTTACTGGTTTTACTTTAACCAATACTGTTAAAGTTCTATCCACCATTACTTCTAAAGACATTAGCAAAGTTTATCTCGACGGTAGAAAATTCTATGCTACTTTTCTTAAAAGCAATGGTAAAGCATTAGCCAAAAAGGTTGTTAAGTTTAAGATTAATGGAAAAACATACAAAGTAAAAACTAATAGTAAAGGAGTAGCTAGTTTATCACTAAAAACTCTCAAAAAAGGTACTTATAAAATCATTTGTTATAATAAGGATGGTTTAACAAAAACCAACAAGGTAAAAGTCGTAAAATCAGTTAAAACTTCATTAACTGCTAGTGATTATACTTTCCTTAAAAAGAATAGTAAAAAAATAAAAGTTAAATTACTTAATGCATACGGTTATGCACCGGCTAAAGGTAAAGTAATTAAGTTTAAAGTAAACGGCAAAACCTATAAAGCTAAAACTAATAAAAACGGTATTGCTACACTTAAATTGCCTTCCCTTAAAGTTGGAGTATACACTGTCAAATACAGCTTTGCTAAATCTGGATATTACAAAGCATCCAGTACAAAAAGTAAATTAACAATTATTCCTACTAAAAATCCTACTTTTACAGTAAAAAGTACCACCACATTTGGACATGGGGCACATACACCATTTAAAGTTGCCTTAACATCAGGTAGCGTTCCTTTAGCAAATAAAAAGGTTTCATTTGTTGTAAATGGAAATACTTATACTAAGACAACAAACAGTAAAGGTGTTGTATCACTGCCGATTGATTTGGAAATTGGAAAATATACTATAACATACTATAATAAGGCAGATTCTAAAATTAATAAAAAAACAAAATCTACTGTAATTAATGTTATTGAAAGGGGAAATACTTCAGTCACTTGGAAAAGTTCAACTACATTCCCTCAAGGTACCCAATCAACCAAATTATTAGTTGTTGATTCCAATAATAAGCCAATATCTGGTGGAACTGTTAAACTTACCGTAAATTCCCAAACTTACACTGCTAAAACATCTTCAAGTGGTTATGCAACCATTAGTGCAAGTTTCCCATATGGAAATTATAGCGTTTCTTACTCATTTGATGGGGATAATCTAAATGCACCAAGTTATGGCAGTACCCAGTTAAGTGTTTCACAAGTGCACACAATGTCTATTAAAAATATTGTGAATGCTGCAAGCAACTTAAAATCCTATTATGAATCAAATAAAAAGTTACCTGGCAGCGTTACTGCAGGGGGAATTTCATTTACAGTACCTGAATTTTTATATCTGATGAGTGAAGCGATAAATAATTTGGGCAACTCTAAAACTAGTGATGTTTCTATTATATATGGAGTTTCCGAGCCTAGTTCACCTACCGGTGATGCAATTAATTCTAAAGATTTGACAAAGGCTAATTTCATAACTGTAGCGAAAAATGTGATGGATTATATTAGTACTAATAAACAAGCACCTAACTATGCTTCATCTTCAGTGGGTAAAATTATCTATTCAGAGTTAGTTGACTCTTCTGCAAGAATTTTAGACTTTTATAGAACAAACAATCGTTTACCAAGTTATGTTACAATTAGTTATGCTACTAGTAGCTCTTCTCAATCCGGTACAGGTTTAAATGAGAAAAACACAATTACTGATTTATCTCAATACCTTAAAGCTACCACACATTGTGAAGTGGATAATGCTGCTATCGTGAAAATTGTTAACTCTGTTACTAAAGGTTTAACCAGTACTTCAGCTAAAGCTAAAGCCATATTTAATTATGTAAGAGATACTTTATCATATAGTTTCTATTATAATACCAAATATGGTGCTGTTGGAGCATTGAATGCTAAATCCGGAAATTGTGTAGATCATTCACATTTACTTGTCGCTATGTTTAGAACAGCTGATATTCCTGCTAGGTATGTGCAAGGTACCTGTAAGTTTACAAGTGGTAGCACATATGGACATGTATGGGTTCAAGTGTTAATTGATGGTAAATGGACAATTGCTGATGCAACAAGTTCAAAAAATTCTCTTGGAAGCGTAGCTAATTGGAATACTAAATCCTTTACTCTTAAAGGAATTTATTCAAGTCTATCATTCTAA
- a CDS encoding MFS transporter produces MEIKFETYVIFVSFITSFFAVFLSNGIIIGVPAIAQDFAMNNVIQNWVPTIFFLVVAVFTVPAGQISGKFGVKKSLLAGILVFLAGSIGACLSFSTESFLIFRMMQGAGVAFLNVSAMAMVVQAVAPQNRGKALGFTVTGVYLATSLSPVICGFLVHNLGWRSMFYFVIPFLLLCIILMILKIPQEWKTYEHDTIDKVGSVLYGIGILAFIYGFTTLISTTGKFLTVLGIILLIIFGYYELKQKSPVFNMNLFKNKKFTSSNIAALCSYLAIMVVTTILNYHFQYVRGWDAQMSGMILIITPIIMALMAPNSGKLSDKIHPQKLAALGIGIAAIALAILTFLSGDTPLYVVVIAMILQGIGMGLFSSPNMNAIMSSVPPKDAPTASASQATMRTIGQTMSLGLLTLVFAWVMGNLELAPQYATMIVQASQTICLICTIACVLAVFASLVGIKSSDKFNTNR; encoded by the coding sequence ATGGAAATAAAATTTGAAACATACGTAATATTCGTATCATTCATTACATCATTTTTTGCAGTCTTTCTGTCAAACGGAATAATAATTGGTGTTCCGGCAATAGCACAGGACTTTGCAATGAACAATGTAATACAAAATTGGGTACCGACAATATTCTTCCTAGTGGTTGCGGTATTTACCGTTCCCGCAGGACAGATTTCAGGAAAATTTGGAGTTAAAAAATCTTTGCTTGCAGGAATTTTAGTGTTTCTTGCAGGTTCAATCGGAGCATGCCTGTCATTTTCAACAGAATCATTTTTAATATTCAGAATGATGCAAGGTGCAGGAGTTGCATTTCTAAACGTATCTGCAATGGCTATGGTAGTGCAAGCTGTGGCACCACAAAACCGTGGAAAAGCACTAGGTTTTACAGTAACTGGAGTATATCTTGCAACATCCCTTTCACCTGTGATATGTGGATTTTTAGTACATAATCTCGGTTGGAGATCAATGTTTTACTTTGTTATTCCATTTTTACTTTTATGTATAATATTGATGATTTTAAAAATCCCACAAGAATGGAAAACATATGAACATGACACTATAGATAAAGTAGGTTCAGTATTATATGGTATAGGCATTTTGGCATTCATATACGGATTTACCACATTAATTTCAACAACAGGAAAATTTTTAACTGTTTTGGGAATTATTTTGCTTATAATATTCGGATATTATGAACTTAAGCAAAAATCTCCAGTATTCAACATGAACCTGTTTAAAAACAAGAAATTCACTTCATCCAACATAGCGGCATTGTGCAGTTATTTGGCAATTATGGTTGTTACAACTATCTTAAACTATCATTTCCAATATGTTAGGGGATGGGATGCTCAGATGTCTGGAATGATATTGATTATTACACCAATTATTATGGCATTAATGGCACCTAATTCAGGTAAGCTTTCAGATAAAATCCACCCTCAAAAATTAGCCGCTTTGGGAATAGGTATTGCAGCAATCGCATTGGCTATTTTAACTTTCCTAAGTGGAGATACACCATTATATGTAGTTGTTATAGCAATGATATTGCAGGGTATCGGAATGGGATTGTTCTCAAGCCCGAATATGAATGCTATAATGAGTTCCGTTCCACCTAAAGATGCACCAACAGCCTCTGCATCACAGGCCACTATGAGAACCATAGGCCAGACCATGAGTCTGGGACTTTTAACATTAGTATTTGCCTGGGTGATGGGCAATTTGGAGTTGGCTCCTCAATATGCAACAATGATTGTGCAGGCATCACAAACAATCTGTCTGATATGTACAATTGCCTGTGTTCTTGCAGTCTTTGCATCACTTGTTGGTATTAAATCAAGCGACAAGTTCAATACAAATAGATAA
- a CDS encoding MFS transporter — MKIKFETYVIFVSFITSFFAVFLSSGIVLGVPSIAQEFAMNNVVQNWIPTIALLVVAVFTLPAGQISGKYGVKKLLIIGVVIFIIASAGACLSFSTESFLFFRVIQGIGMAFLNVSAMAMVVQAIKPQNRGKALGFTVTGIYLAGSLSPVICGFLVYNLGWRSMFYFVIPFLLLCLAIMILKIPGEWKTYENDKIDSTGYLIYGIGILLFIYGFTNLMNTIGILSIIAGILLLSVFAYYELKTDSPAFNMKLFKNMKFTSSNIAALCSYLAIAAITTILNYHFQYVRGWNAQISGVMLIITPIIMAIMAPNAGKLSDKIHPQKLAAIGMAIATVTLVILLFLDADTPIYLIVIAMILQGVGMGLFTTPNTNAIMSSVPPKETPNASAAQSAMRTIGQTMSLGLLTLVFAWMMGNLKLSPLYADLIVQESQLICLICTIICIIAIFASLVGIRSKDSFNIER; from the coding sequence ATGAAAATTAAATTTGAGACATATGTAATATTTGTTTCATTCATTACATCATTTTTTGCAGTGTTTTTATCATCAGGAATAGTATTGGGAGTTCCATCAATTGCTCAGGAATTCGCAATGAACAATGTAGTTCAAAATTGGATACCTACAATTGCATTGCTTGTAGTAGCTGTTTTTACATTGCCTGCAGGTCAGATTTCGGGAAAATATGGCGTTAAAAAATTACTGATTATAGGTGTTGTAATTTTTATTATAGCTTCAGCAGGAGCATGCCTGTCATTTTCAACAGAATCATTCCTGTTTTTCAGAGTAATACAGGGAATTGGAATGGCATTTCTAAATGTATCTGCAATGGCAATGGTGGTGCAGGCAATTAAACCACAAAATCGTGGAAAAGCATTGGGATTCACCGTCACAGGAATTTATCTTGCAGGATCATTATCTCCTGTAATCTGCGGATTTTTAGTATACAATCTCGGTTGGAGGTCAATGTTTTACTTTGTAATACCATTTTTGTTACTATGTCTTGCAATTATGATTTTAAAGATTCCTGGAGAATGGAAAACATATGAAAATGATAAAATCGACTCAACAGGTTATCTGATATATGGAATAGGCATCCTATTGTTCATTTACGGATTTACAAATTTAATGAATACAATAGGAATATTAAGCATAATAGCAGGAATCCTTTTATTAAGTGTATTTGCATATTACGAGCTTAAAACTGACAGTCCAGCATTCAATATGAAATTATTTAAAAATATGAAGTTTACCTCATCCAACATTGCTGCCCTATGCAGCTATCTGGCCATAGCCGCAATAACCACAATTTTAAATTACCATTTCCAATATGTGAGAGGATGGAATGCACAGATTTCCGGAGTGATGTTAATTATTACACCTATAATAATGGCAATAATGGCACCAAATGCAGGAAAACTATCCGATAAGATACATCCACAAAAGTTAGCTGCAATAGGAATGGCAATTGCAACAGTAACCCTTGTTATACTATTGTTCCTGGATGCAGATACTCCGATTTATCTTATTGTAATAGCAATGATTTTACAGGGAGTAGGAATGGGATTATTTACAACTCCAAACACCAATGCAATTATGAGTTCAGTTCCTCCTAAAGAAACACCAAATGCTTCTGCAGCACAGTCTGCAATGAGAACAATTGGGCAGACCATGAGTCTGGGACTTTTAACATTGGTATTTGCATGGATGATGGGTAATTTGAAATTATCACCCCTTTATGCAGATTTGATAGTTCAAGAATCACAGCTAATATGTTTAATCTGTACAATAATCTGTATAATAGCAATTTTTGCCTCATTAGTGGGTATACGTTCAAAAGATTCATTTAATATAGAAAGATAA
- a CDS encoding MarR family winged helix-turn-helix transcriptional regulator: MEEDIFQAISKKSPLIAWIHNISLNQEKYMKSKFKQLNLGHDVRYIMFIYDNPNCSQEELVNMFGQSKGNIAKVLKKLEDENYIKREINPENRRKYMLTTTKKGDELVPKYRQYSRQWEQEVGITEDDEELLKRIKEIAINASKLVE, encoded by the coding sequence ATGGAAGAAGACATATTTCAAGCGATATCTAAAAAATCACCATTAATAGCATGGATTCATAATATTTCACTAAACCAGGAAAAGTACATGAAAAGCAAATTCAAGCAACTGAATCTGGGCCATGACGTGAGATATATAATGTTTATCTATGACAATCCCAACTGCTCACAGGAAGAACTGGTGAACATGTTCGGCCAAAGCAAGGGAAACATCGCAAAGGTGTTAAAAAAACTTGAAGATGAAAACTACATAAAAAGAGAAATTAATCCTGAAAACCGTCGAAAATACATGCTTACAACAACAAAAAAAGGAGATGAACTAGTACCGAAATACAGACAATACTCAAGACAATGGGAACAGGAAGTAGGAATTACAGAAGATGATGAAGAATTACTAAAGAGAATTAAAGAAATCGCAATAAATGCAAGTAAACTAGTGGAGTGA
- a CDS encoding HIRAN domain-containing protein yields the protein MKDYLYIDRDDDAHQAKFKVSKTPAIENLIKQEKYDEALDEINGILKDEFTYVNLNLKGIILNKMGQFKKSIECFDEALSFSQNDEFRSNKAHALYDWAKVSFFPEGNYDKALTLINCGLENVPDGEDPSEFYFLKAEILEGLNDLKESYKSYLIAYKEFDRLEEFKNQVNYLQNTQDTLINIVGSNFYEFTPESGVIVDLVRDEENEHDSDAVAVIVDGNTVGYVANNPYTLIDEVKSASDIKSMIGENQKAEILFIYLGEYVIAKLI from the coding sequence ATGAAAGATTATCTATACATTGATAGGGATGATGATGCTCATCAAGCCAAATTTAAAGTTTCAAAAACACCCGCAATTGAAAATCTAATCAAACAGGAAAAATATGACGAGGCTTTGGATGAAATAAATGGAATTTTGAAAGATGAATTTACATATGTCAATCTGAATTTGAAAGGAATTATCCTAAACAAAATGGGACAATTCAAAAAATCCATCGAATGCTTTGATGAAGCCCTGTCCTTCAGTCAAAATGATGAGTTCAGGTCAAATAAGGCTCATGCATTATATGATTGGGCAAAAGTTAGTTTTTTTCCTGAAGGAAATTATGATAAGGCATTAACTCTCATCAATTGCGGATTGGAAAATGTTCCGGACGGTGAAGATCCGTCTGAATTCTATTTTTTAAAGGCTGAAATTCTTGAAGGATTAAATGATTTGAAGGAATCATATAAATCATATTTAATTGCCTATAAGGAATTTGACAGACTAGAAGAATTCAAAAATCAGGTTAACTATCTTCAAAACACTCAGGATACATTAATCAATATAGTGGGCAGCAACTTTTATGAATTTACACCTGAAAGTGGAGTTATTGTTGATTTGGTAAGGGATGAAGAAAATGAACATGACAGTGATGCTGTGGCCGTTATTGTAGATGGTAATACTGTTGGATATGTTGCAAATAATCCCTATACATTAATCGATGAAGTTAAAAGTGCAAGCGACATTAAAAGCATGATTGGTGAAAATCAAAAGGCCGAAATCCTTTTTATTTATCTGGGAGAATATGTTATCGCTAAATTAATCTGA